In Oryza glaberrima chromosome 8, OglaRS2, whole genome shotgun sequence, the following are encoded in one genomic region:
- the LOC127782611 gene encoding uncharacterized protein LOC127782611 isoform X1, which translates to MSDACTSARRRRRGRENEEARTRAPPPTQARWSSCSRCLFSILIKLANVASPAWRKISACFCLEASTVPLITQVPSFLRTGGILVDNLPESVEATEAAMNLPSGGVSLPPLSTTHTLLSVRESMGAEEEPLIQTVECRICQEEDNISNLESPCACTGSLKYAHRACVQRWCDEKGDLTCEICHEPYKHGYTTLPRAHPDETTIDISGGWTITGTAFDLRDPRIIAMAQNHIMEADYDDYSVTNASSAAFCRSAALILMALLVLRHVLVLTDEDEDDASSMFSLFLLRVAGFLLPFYIMAWAINILQGRRRRQVAAALAATEVAFILQSGQRRGMNFTIAPDSPATPQHEPIP; encoded by the exons ATGAGCGATGCCTGCACGAGTGCGaggcgacgtcgacgaggacgagAGAACGAGGAGGCACGCACGagagctcctcctcccacccAAG caCGGTGGAGCTCATGTTCTCGGTGCCTGTTCTCAATCCTAATAAAGTTGGCTAACGTTGCATCGCCGGCCTGGCGAAAAATCAGTGCCTGTTTTTGTCTTGAAGCTTCCACGGTTCCACTAATAACTCAAGTCCCTTCTTTCCTGAGAACAG GAGGGATCTTAGTAGA CAACCTTCCCGAGTCTGTTGAGGCGACCGAGGCAGCCATGAATCTGCCTTCCGGGGGAGTTTCTCTACCACCGCTGTCTACAACTCATACACTTTTGTCAGTTCGGGAAAGCATGGGTGCTGAGGAAGAGCCTCTTATTCAGACAGTAGAATGTCGTATTTGCCAAGAGGAGGATAACATCAGCAACCTTGAGAGTCCATGTGCTTGCACTGGAAGTCTAAAG TATGCTCATCGGGCTTGCGTGCAGAGATGGTGCGATGAGAAAGGAGATTTGACATGTGAAATTTGCCATGAG CCATACAAACACGGGTACACTACACTTCCTAGAGCTCATCCTGATGAGACAACCATTGATATAAG TGGTGGTTGGACCATTACCGGCACAGCATTTGATTTGCGTGATCCAAGGATTATTGCAATGGCACAAAATCACATAATGGAAGCTGACTATGATGATTATTCAGTAACAAATGCGAGCTCTGCTGCCTTTTGCCGCTCTGCTGCGCTTATT TTAATGGCTCTGTTAGTGTTGAGGCATGTGTTGGTACTaactgatgaagatgaagacgaCGCTTCTTCGATGTTTTCG CTTTTTCTACTACGAGTCGCCGGGTTTCTGCTACCATTCTACATCATGGCTTGGGCAATCAATATCTTACAAGGCCGAAGGCGGAGGCAG GTAGCGGCTGCTCTAGCTGCAACTGAGGTGGCATTCATTCTACAGTCGGGACAAAGAAGGGGCATGAATTTCACCATCGCGCCAGATTCCCCTGCCACACCTCAGCATGAGCCTATCCCTTGA
- the LOC127782611 gene encoding uncharacterized protein LOC127782611 isoform X2, with the protein MKDHLMLNVSNLPESVEATEAAMNLPSGGVSLPPLSTTHTLLSVRESMGAEEEPLIQTVECRICQEEDNISNLESPCACTGSLKYAHRACVQRWCDEKGDLTCEICHEPYKHGYTTLPRAHPDETTIDISGGWTITGTAFDLRDPRIIAMAQNHIMEADYDDYSVTNASSAAFCRSAALILMALLVLRHVLVLTDEDEDDASSMFSLFLLRVAGFLLPFYIMAWAINILQGRRRRQVAAALAATEVAFILQSGQRRGMNFTIAPDSPATPQHEPIP; encoded by the exons ATGAAGGATCATCTAATGCTTAATGTTAGCAACCTTCCCGAGTCTGTTGAGGCGACCGAGGCAGCCATGAATCTGCCTTCCGGGGGAGTTTCTCTACCACCGCTGTCTACAACTCATACACTTTTGTCAGTTCGGGAAAGCATGGGTGCTGAGGAAGAGCCTCTTATTCAGACAGTAGAATGTCGTATTTGCCAAGAGGAGGATAACATCAGCAACCTTGAGAGTCCATGTGCTTGCACTGGAAGTCTAAAG TATGCTCATCGGGCTTGCGTGCAGAGATGGTGCGATGAGAAAGGAGATTTGACATGTGAAATTTGCCATGAG CCATACAAACACGGGTACACTACACTTCCTAGAGCTCATCCTGATGAGACAACCATTGATATAAG TGGTGGTTGGACCATTACCGGCACAGCATTTGATTTGCGTGATCCAAGGATTATTGCAATGGCACAAAATCACATAATGGAAGCTGACTATGATGATTATTCAGTAACAAATGCGAGCTCTGCTGCCTTTTGCCGCTCTGCTGCGCTTATT TTAATGGCTCTGTTAGTGTTGAGGCATGTGTTGGTACTaactgatgaagatgaagacgaCGCTTCTTCGATGTTTTCG CTTTTTCTACTACGAGTCGCCGGGTTTCTGCTACCATTCTACATCATGGCTTGGGCAATCAATATCTTACAAGGCCGAAGGCGGAGGCAG GTAGCGGCTGCTCTAGCTGCAACTGAGGTGGCATTCATTCTACAGTCGGGACAAAGAAGGGGCATGAATTTCACCATCGCGCCAGATTCCCCTGCCACACCTCAGCATGAGCCTATCCCTTGA
- the LOC127782611 gene encoding uncharacterized protein LOC127782611 isoform X3, with amino-acid sequence MNLPSGGVSLPPLSTTHTLLSVRESMGAEEEPLIQTVECRICQEEDNISNLESPCACTGSLKYAHRACVQRWCDEKGDLTCEICHEPYKHGYTTLPRAHPDETTIDISGGWTITGTAFDLRDPRIIAMAQNHIMEADYDDYSVTNASSAAFCRSAALILMALLVLRHVLVLTDEDEDDASSMFSLFLLRVAGFLLPFYIMAWAINILQGRRRRQVAAALAATEVAFILQSGQRRGMNFTIAPDSPATPQHEPIP; translated from the exons ATGAATCTGCCTTCCGGGGGAGTTTCTCTACCACCGCTGTCTACAACTCATACACTTTTGTCAGTTCGGGAAAGCATGGGTGCTGAGGAAGAGCCTCTTATTCAGACAGTAGAATGTCGTATTTGCCAAGAGGAGGATAACATCAGCAACCTTGAGAGTCCATGTGCTTGCACTGGAAGTCTAAAG TATGCTCATCGGGCTTGCGTGCAGAGATGGTGCGATGAGAAAGGAGATTTGACATGTGAAATTTGCCATGAG CCATACAAACACGGGTACACTACACTTCCTAGAGCTCATCCTGATGAGACAACCATTGATATAAG TGGTGGTTGGACCATTACCGGCACAGCATTTGATTTGCGTGATCCAAGGATTATTGCAATGGCACAAAATCACATAATGGAAGCTGACTATGATGATTATTCAGTAACAAATGCGAGCTCTGCTGCCTTTTGCCGCTCTGCTGCGCTTATT TTAATGGCTCTGTTAGTGTTGAGGCATGTGTTGGTACTaactgatgaagatgaagacgaCGCTTCTTCGATGTTTTCG CTTTTTCTACTACGAGTCGCCGGGTTTCTGCTACCATTCTACATCATGGCTTGGGCAATCAATATCTTACAAGGCCGAAGGCGGAGGCAG GTAGCGGCTGCTCTAGCTGCAACTGAGGTGGCATTCATTCTACAGTCGGGACAAAGAAGGGGCATGAATTTCACCATCGCGCCAGATTCCCCTGCCACACCTCAGCATGAGCCTATCCCTTGA
- the LOC127783369 gene encoding zinc finger A20 and AN1 domain-containing stress-associated protein 12 → MEEQQAAAAGGGGGGGGASMCANGCGFFGSEATKKLCSKCYRDQLKAAPSSPPAAPDLVANEEEEASTAAAAADEQLALCSSGCGFFGSKETNNMCSKCYRDHLKATSPLFSSSSSPATASTTDITVPIAPATTAPTPSLKGKEEEATAAASSSAAAAAAKPNRCVACRKKVGLLGFECRCGGTFCSTHRHADKHACTFDFKKSDREKIAKENPLIVAPKITKF, encoded by the coding sequence atggaggagcagcaggcggcggctgcgggcggcggaggcggcggcggcggcgcgtcgatgTGCGCGAACGGGTGCGGCTTCTTCGGCAGCGAGGCGACCAAGAAGCTCTGCTCCAAGTGCTACCGCGACCAGCTCaaggcggcgccgtcgtcgccgccggcggcgcctgaCCTCGTCgcgaacgaggaggaggaggcgagcacggccgccgccgccgccgacgagcagcTGGCGCTGTGCTCGAGCGGCTGCGGGTTCTTCGGCAGCAAGGAGACCAACAACATGTGCTCCAAGTGCTACCGCGACCACCTCAAGGCGACGTCGCCGTtgttctcgtcgtcgtcgtcgccggccaccgcatcCACTACCGACATCACCGTCCCCATTGCTccggccaccacggcgccgacgccgtcgctcaaggggaaggaggaggaggcgaccgccgccgcgtcatcgtcggcggcggcggcggcggcgaagcctaACAGGTGCGTGGCGTGCCGGAAGAAGGTGGGGCTGCTGGGCTTCGAGTGCCGATGCGGCGGCACGTTCTGCTCGACGCACCGCCACGCCGACAAGCACGCCTGCACCTTCGACTTCAAGAAGAGCGACCGGGAGAAGATCGCCAAGGAGAACCCGCTGATCGTAGCGCCCAAGATCACCAAGTTCTGA
- the LOC127783234 gene encoding uncharacterized protein LOC127783234, which yields MAAKQLELDAGGGGGVPSCANCCGGVVATTTARSKNLCARCYRDHLNAVDGTAEAARTRALLASLACDLNVGTFGDAHGGASVFGFKNADRDSARGGHHQVVEVGDDGEGAAVTRLRRRRMVRTCE from the coding sequence ATGGCGGCGAAGCAGCTGGAGcttgacgccggcggcggcggcggcgtgccgtcCTGCGCTAactgctgcggcggcgtcgtcgcgacgacgacggcgaggagcaaGAACCTGTGCGCGCGGTGCTACCGGGACCACCTCAACGCCGTCGACGGCACCGccgaggcggcgaggacgcgcGCCCTGCTGGCGTCGCTCGCCTGCGACTTGAACGTCGGGACATTCGGcgacgcgcacggcggcgccagCGTCTTCGGCTTCAAGAATGCCGACCGGGATAGCGCGAGGGGTGGTCATCATCAGGTCGTCGAGgttggagacgacggcgagggcgccgccgtgacacggctccggcgacggcgaatgGTCCGGACGTGCGAGTGA
- the LOC127781186 gene encoding uncharacterized protein LOC127781186 isoform X1, with amino-acid sequence MASPSAPPSLLFRLRPTPRGGGGMWPLRVVSKRRRLRQLLSPRTGRRRVGEAAVEQLVLRLPETGRRRGDGGFACSCSFDDSNESPQLPPDNKEILDDWSVLRRWDVPWEWPTISLTMMACAVSFLLTGMVEQAVLEYIGFEAGEATIDEKAEVLFLGQFSVTAAVLGVIFGITNTYRPFSNDIFRYDLKEPFKLENGWLLWAGIGFFAAIISIALAGAAMSFLGGETPERETDSLVLLLPLIGSSNISTACLLGITGVLAPILEETVFRGFLMVSLTMWFSTPISVLITASVFAFAHLTPGEFPQLFVLGIVLGFSYAQTRNLLTPIIIHAMWNSGVILLLTVLQVCIVLLSSHCSIFFTFVFWY; translated from the exons ATGGCTTCGCCGTCGGCGCCACCCTCTCTGCTCTTCCGCCTCCGCCCGacgcctcgcggcggcggggggatgTGGCCGCTCCGCGTCGTATCCAAGCGGAGGAGGCTGCGCCAGCTTCTCTCGCCAAGAACCGGTCGCCGTCGGGTGGGAGAGGCAGCGGTGGAGCAGCTGGTGCTACGGTTGCCGGAGACTGGCCGGAGAAGGGGCGATGGAGGCTTCGCCTGCTCTTGCTCCTTCGATGACAGCAACGAGTCGCCCCAGCTTCCTCCTGACAAT AAGGAAATTTTGGACGATTGGTCCGTGCTTCGCCGGTGGGATGTGCCATGGGAATGGCCAACCATTTCACTCACCATGATGGCCTGTGCAGTAAG CTTTCTTCTGACAGGAATGGTTGAGCAGGCTGTTCTGGAGTATATAGGTTTTGAAGCTGGGGAGGCAACTATAGATGAGAAGGCGGAAGTACTCTTTCTGGGGCAATT TAGCGTGACTGCAGCTGTGCTTGGAGTTATATTTGGCATCACCAATACCTACCGGCCGTTCTCAAATGATATATTTCGTTATG ATTTGAAAGAGCCGTTTAAGCTTGAAAATGGTTGGCTACTATGGGCTGGGATCGGTTTCTTTGCCGCAATAATCTCTATTGCTTTAGCTGGAGCTGCAATGTCCTTTCTGGGTGGTGAAACTCCAGAGCGAGAG ACCGACTCGTTGGTCCTTTTATTGCCACTAATTGGCTCGTCTAATATTAG CACTGCCTGTTTACTGGGCATCACTGGGGTTCTTGCGCCGATTCTGGAAGAAACTGTGTTTCGAGGATTTCTAATGGTGTCCTTGACCATGTG GTTTTCTACTCCAATTTCTGTGCTTATCACTGCTTCAGTGTTTGCCTTTGCTCATCTTACACCAGGCGAATTTCCACAGCTATTTGTGCTTG GTATTGTACTGGGATTCTCATATGCTCAAACTCGCAATCTTCTCACTCCTATTATTATACATGCTATGTGGAACTCTGGAGTAATATTATTGCTAACAGTTCTTCAGGTTTGTATTGTTCTCTTGTCATCACATTGTTCcatattttttacatttgttTTCTGGTATTAG
- the LOC127781186 gene encoding uncharacterized protein LOC127781186 isoform X2 — protein sequence MASPSAPPSLLFRLRPTPRGGGGMWPLRVVSKRRRLRQLLSPRTGRRRVGEAAVEQLVLRLPETGRRRGDGGFACSCSFDDSNESPQLPPDNKEILDDWSVLRRWDVPWEWPTISLTMMACAVSFLLTGMVEQAVLEYIGFEAGEATIDEKAEVLFLGQFSVTAAVLGVIFGITNTYRPFSNDIFRYDLKEPFKLENGWLLWAGIGFFAAIISIALAGAAMSFLGGETPERETDSLVLLLPLIGSSNISTACLLGITGVLAPILEETVFRGFLMVSLTMWFSTPISVLITASVFAFAHLTPGEFPQLFVLGIVLGFSYAQTRNLLTPIIIHAMWNSGVILLLTVLQLQGYNIKELLLAS from the exons ATGGCTTCGCCGTCGGCGCCACCCTCTCTGCTCTTCCGCCTCCGCCCGacgcctcgcggcggcggggggatgTGGCCGCTCCGCGTCGTATCCAAGCGGAGGAGGCTGCGCCAGCTTCTCTCGCCAAGAACCGGTCGCCGTCGGGTGGGAGAGGCAGCGGTGGAGCAGCTGGTGCTACGGTTGCCGGAGACTGGCCGGAGAAGGGGCGATGGAGGCTTCGCCTGCTCTTGCTCCTTCGATGACAGCAACGAGTCGCCCCAGCTTCCTCCTGACAAT AAGGAAATTTTGGACGATTGGTCCGTGCTTCGCCGGTGGGATGTGCCATGGGAATGGCCAACCATTTCACTCACCATGATGGCCTGTGCAGTAAG CTTTCTTCTGACAGGAATGGTTGAGCAGGCTGTTCTGGAGTATATAGGTTTTGAAGCTGGGGAGGCAACTATAGATGAGAAGGCGGAAGTACTCTTTCTGGGGCAATT TAGCGTGACTGCAGCTGTGCTTGGAGTTATATTTGGCATCACCAATACCTACCGGCCGTTCTCAAATGATATATTTCGTTATG ATTTGAAAGAGCCGTTTAAGCTTGAAAATGGTTGGCTACTATGGGCTGGGATCGGTTTCTTTGCCGCAATAATCTCTATTGCTTTAGCTGGAGCTGCAATGTCCTTTCTGGGTGGTGAAACTCCAGAGCGAGAG ACCGACTCGTTGGTCCTTTTATTGCCACTAATTGGCTCGTCTAATATTAG CACTGCCTGTTTACTGGGCATCACTGGGGTTCTTGCGCCGATTCTGGAAGAAACTGTGTTTCGAGGATTTCTAATGGTGTCCTTGACCATGTG GTTTTCTACTCCAATTTCTGTGCTTATCACTGCTTCAGTGTTTGCCTTTGCTCATCTTACACCAGGCGAATTTCCACAGCTATTTGTGCTTG GTATTGTACTGGGATTCTCATATGCTCAAACTCGCAATCTTCTCACTCCTATTATTATACATGCTATGTGGAACTCTGGAGTAATATTATTGCTAACAGTTCTTCAG TTGCAGGGATACAATATCAAGGAGCTGTTGTTGGCATCTTGA